A window of Piliocolobus tephrosceles isolate RC106 chromosome 13, ASM277652v3, whole genome shotgun sequence contains these coding sequences:
- the SNX32 gene encoding sorting nexin-32: METHAEAGKEGKPSCASVDLQGDSSLQVEISDAVSERDKVKFTVQTKSCLPYFAQTEFSVVRQHEEFIWLHDAYVENEEYAGLIIPPAPPRPDFEASREKLQKLGEGDSSVTREEFAKMKQELEAEYLAIFKKTVAMHEVFLQRLAAHPTLRRDHNFFVFLEYGQDLSVRGKNRKELLGGFLRNIVKSADEALITGMSGLKEVDDFFEHERTFLLEYHTRIRDACLRADRVMRAHKCLADDYIPISAALSSLGTQEVNQLRTSFLKLAELFERLRKLEGRVASDEDLKLSDMLRYYMRDSQAAKDLLYRRLRALADYENANKALDKARTRNREVRPAESHQQLCCQRFERLSDSAKQELMDFKSRRVSSFRKNLIELAELELKHAKASTLILRNTLVALKGEP, translated from the exons CCTTCGTGTGCATCGGTGGATCTGCAGGGAGACAGCTCCTTACAGGTGGAGATCTCTGATGCAGTGAGTGAGCGGGACAAGGTGAAATTCACTGTTCAAACCAAG AGCTGCCTCCCTTACTTCGCCCAGACCGAGTTCTCAGTCGTGCGGCAGCACGAGGAGTTCATCTGGCTGCATGACGCCTACGTGGAGAACGAGGAGTACGCCGGCCTCATC ATCCCCCCAGCCCCTCCGAGGCCAGACTTTGAGGCTTCAAGGGAAAAGCTACAGAAATTGGGTGAGGGGGACAGCTCTGTCACTCGGGAAGAGTTTGCCAAGATGAAGCAGGAGCTGGAAGC GGAGTACCTGGCCATCTTTAAGAAGACAGTTGCGATGCACGAAGTCTTTCTGCAGCGCCTGGCGGCCCACCCCACCCTGCGTCGAGACCAcaacttctttgtgtttttggaaTATGGACAGGAT CTGAGTGTCCGGGGGAAGAACAGGAAGGAGCTCCTCGGAGGGTTTCTGAGGAATATCGTGAAGTCTGCAGATGAAGCCCTCATCACGGGCATGTCAGGGCTCAAG GAGGTGGATGACTTCTTTGAGCATGAGAGGACCTTCCTGTTGGAGTATCACACCCGTATCCGAGATGCCTGCCTGCGGGCCGACCGCGTCATGCGTGCCCACAAGT GCCTGGCAGATGATTATATCCCTATCTCAGCTGCGCTGAGCAGTCTGGGAACACAGGAAGTCAACCAGCTAAGGAC GAGCTTCCTCAAATTGGCAGAGCTCTTTGAAAGGCTGAGG AAGCTGGAGGGCCGAGTGGCTTCCGACGAGGACCTGAAGCTGTCGGACATGCTGAGGTATTACATGCGTGACTCACAGGCAGCAAAG GACCTGCTGTATCGGCGGCTGCGGGCGCTGGCCGACTACGAGAATGCCAACAAGGCGCTGGACAAGGCGCGCACCAGGAACCGGGAGGTGCGGCCCGCCGAGAGCCACCAGCAGCTGTGCTGCCAACGCTTCGAGCGCCTCTCCGACTCCGCCAAGCAAG AGCTCATGGACTTCAAGTCCCGCCGGGTCTCCTCTTTTCGAAAGAATCTCATTGAGCTGGCAGAGCTGGAGCTCAAACACGCCAAG GCCAGCACCCTGATTCTCCGGAACACCCTTGTTGCCCTAAAGGGGGAGCCTTAG